The following DNA comes from Thermodesulfobacteriota bacterium.
AGGGGCAGCAGTTCGGCACTCTTACTGTACTTGACCGGGATAACGGCGACTTCCGCCGGGCATACGCAAGGCAACAGTAACAACCCGAAGAGGAGTACAAGGACAACATTGATCGTGTACTTTACGCTATGGTTGTGCTTGCGTTGCCGGACAGACACGTGTTGCTTCCTCTTCTATGACAGATCCCGATTTAAATCCCCCGCATTTCTATCAATCGCCTGACATGGACACCAAGCGACCACGAATTCCGGTTCCAGCATACGGATTTCCTCTATTATTAAGTACCTCTATGCTCCCCCCTGCCCGTTGCAGCGCCGCCGAGGGCGAACGGTTTTTTCGGAAACAGCGGGCAGACTGTCCGAGCGCCAATCCCTGATGAAGGCGATAAAGAGGTGATATTTCGTCAACCGGGAAACAGGGTTTAGAACCGGTTCCCGAGCGAGTTTCTGCCCGCGCCGAAAAAATCGTTCGCGCGAGGGAAGCCACGCCCGCGGCGTGGCCAAGCTGCCGGCCAATGTTTCTTTTGGTCCTTTTCTTTGCGTCAAAGAAAAGGACGACAATTACCCATGCCGGTACAGATTGGCTCCCCAGGTCACCCCCGCTCCCAATCCCAGGAAAAGCACGGTATCGCCCTTCTTATACCGCCCCTGCTCCATCACTTCATCAAGCGCCAGGGGTATGGTGGCCGCCGTGGTATTGCCGTACTTCTGAATGTTGTTGTAAATCTTTCCGGCCGGCAGTTTCATGATCTCCTGGTAAAATTCGTTGATGCGCAGGTTGGCCTGATGGGGGATGATCAGATCGATTTCATCCATGGAGGTCATGCCGGCTCTGGCCATGACTTCCAGGGTCACTTCCGGCAGTTTCGTCACCGCCATCTTGAAAATCAGCTTGCCGTTCATCCTGGGATAATGGCGGCCTTCGTCTATCAACTGATGATCAATCCGGCTGGGATAAATTCTTGACGCCGGCGCTTCCACGCACAGGCTTTCGGCGAACTCGCCCTGGGCGTGCAGGACCGAGGCCAGAACGCCGATATTCTCCTCGGTCTCCACCCCTTCCAGGCAGACTGCGGCCGCGCCGTCCCCGAAGATCACGGTCACGTCCCGGCCTTTGGTGGAAATATCCAGGCCGGTGCTGTGGACTTCGGCACCGACAAAGAGGATCCGGTTGGCCAGCCCGCTGCGGATATAGGCATCGGCCGTGGCCAGCCCGTAAATAAAGCCGGTACACTGCTGCCGGATATCCAGGGCCGGGGTGTCGGTCAGGCCCAGCTTGTGCTGGAGCAGGCAGCCCGATCCCGGGAAAGTGATGTCCGGGCTCAAGGTGGCAAAAATGATCAGGTCCAGATCTTTGGCGGTCCAGCCGGCCTTCTCCAGGGCGATATTAGAAGCGTACAACCCCAGATCGGAGGCGCCGGTCTCGCCCTCGGGCTTGATCCAGTAACGCTGTTCGATGCCGGTCCGTTTGCGGATCCACTCATCCGAGGTATCCATCCATTGCGTCATGTCTTCGTTGGTCACCAACCGCTCGGGCAGATACCGCCCGGTACCTCTGATCAGGGTACGTTTCATTTTTTTCTCCTCTGAACTTTTTTCCATGACGAGACCGGATATTGAATCCGTTATGTCAAATATCCCGGCCAGTAAAATAAATCCGGATGTCGACCACCATCCGGATTGGAATAAACAAATCTGAAAAACAACCGCGCGGCATCAGTCCGCTTTCCCCGCCCGATATTATCGACCGGCAGGTCGATAAAATTTTTGAAAGTCTATGCGCG
Coding sequences within:
- a CDS encoding beta-ketoacyl-ACP synthase III, with product MKRTLIRGTGRYLPERLVTNEDMTQWMDTSDEWIRKRTGIEQRYWIKPEGETGASDLGLYASNIALEKAGWTAKDLDLIIFATLSPDITFPGSGCLLQHKLGLTDTPALDIRQQCTGFIYGLATADAYIRSGLANRILFVGAEVHSTGLDISTKGRDVTVIFGDGAAAVCLEGVETEENIGVLASVLHAQGEFAESLCVEAPASRIYPSRIDHQLIDEGRHYPRMNGKLIFKMAVTKLPEVTLEVMARAGMTSMDEIDLIIPHQANLRINEFYQEIMKLPAGKIYNNIQKYGNTTAATIPLALDEVMEQGRYKKGDTVLFLGLGAGVTWGANLYRHG